Proteins encoded in a region of the Natator depressus isolate rNatDep1 chromosome 23, rNatDep2.hap1, whole genome shotgun sequence genome:
- the LOC141976857 gene encoding leukocyte immunoglobulin-like receptor subfamily A member 6, producing the protein MVSALTVLFIELPAPGPSISVSPSGVIVPRAAVTIRCQCRCEARRLFLYKDGIQIQELDAAGDGGEFTIPSARREDAGFYHCRSRSRSEPEPEPEPEPHDYLRIVVAEPSYPKPTISLSPSRGVALGRNVTIRCECRCQKATFLMYKLGNPDVRHWAETAGGVAEFTIHNVSRRHTGSYSCQYGPKSDPSIWSHPSDPMELMVAVERLAVGVSQSHNTFQ; encoded by the exons aTGGTATCTGCTCTCACCGTCCTCTTCATAG AGCTCCCTGCGCCCGGACCCTCCATCTCCGTCAGCCCCAGCGGGGTGATCGTCCCGAGGGCAGCCGTCACCATCCGCTGTCAGTGTCGGTGCGAGGCCAGGAGGTTATTTCTGTATAAAGATGGAATCCAAATCCAGGAGCTGGAcgctgctggggatgggggtgaatTCACCATCCCCAGCGCCAGACGGGAAGACGCAGGGTTCTACCACTGCAGATCTCGCTCCAGATcagagccggagccggagccggagccggagccccATGATTACCTGCGGATTGTTGTAGCAG AGCCCAGCTACCCCAAACCCACCAtttccctgagccccagcaggggaGTCGCCCTGGGACGAAATGTGACCATCCGGTGTGAGTGTCGATGCCAGAAAGCGACGTTCCTCATGTATAAACTTGGAAACCCGGACGTACGGCACTGGGCAGAGACTGCTGGGGGCGTGGCTGAGTTTACCATCCACAACGTGAGCCGGAGACACACAGGGAGCTACAGCTGCCAATATGGCCCCAAATCGGACCCCTCCATCTGGTCGCATCCCAGCGACCCCATGGAGCTGATGGTAGCAG TTGAAAGGTTGGCTGTGGGCGTCTCCCAGTCTCACAACACATTTCAGTAG